The nucleotide window gaggttcaacctataataaAGATCTGTACTATTTAAGACCAGAAAAGAAGTTAAATGGTATGTCAGAAATGTGTACAATGAACAAAACGGTGAAATTAACTATTTTTATACAGTTCACAGGCCAGTTCCCCAGAGGGTATAAACTGATTtacaccaacaacaacaaaaaaaatctaggtCTCTCCTGAATATTTCTTTTAAAGTCTGGTTAATACTCGTTAGATAAGAGAGTAAAGACTACCATACTTCAGAACACTGTCAGTGTTTCTCACTGAGTGCCTTGTCGAGAGAAAAACTTATCTCCCTACTGTCTTTTTATACAGAAAATAGCACTTGAACATAGGTTTTAACTTCAAAAGGTTCAGtctgcacatttttttttttaatattagtgCTGAGAACGATATTAGTCAGCCTAGAAGTCTAAGAAGGGTGAAATactaattccactgaagtcaatggcaaaactcccatgaaCTTCAACAGGACAGGGATCTCACCCAAGACTTTAGAACGAggtaattttgggtgcccaacttttGATACTTTAAAGACATCTGATTTTCAGagagtgggtgcttatcactttCTGAAAGTCAGGCCTATTTGAAGTCTCAAGTTAGACACCTAAAAATGGAGGCATTTAAAAATCAATAGTTACTTTGAGAATTCTGGATCCCTTATGGTTATTAACAATACAGATAAGACATGGCTAATGGCAATGCAACCCTCTCACTTCACCACCTCCAATGTGCCTCGACATTAACCTGCAGGTACTACTAACCCActctgagggtgggagggtggaTTCAAGCTCCAGTCCTTGGTCACTCTACTGAAAATTACAAAAATGCCAACAAGGATGTTGAGTTCTCTTACATGCTGAAAACAAACTAGTTTTGCACCTTTGCACTTTGCATGACAGTGATCAGATCCTGAAATTATACTATCCTAATATATGTAAGAAGTCTGGCAAGATGGCAACTTCTTGTTCATTTTAACTGTATTGCTGGTAAATATATTTGCATGGACCGATGACAAATTCTTAAATTAACCTTGCGATATTTCTTTGAACAAACTTAAAAACTTCACAATTGTCATAGACTGCTGATGAAATTGGCCTGTTTTCTTCTTAGTGtaatcattttattttcatttttactgGTTAGTTAGAAAACTTCTAAATCATGTATATTATATATCTTTTAAACCAAACATTGAAACATTGCCAACCTAGTTTTCATAAACTAGTCCATTCAGTAATACTAAAATATTCTGCTACCAAATGGTTAAATAGTATAAAAATGTCTATGCCACTAAGAACTGTACTTCATTTATTGAAGtaggaaataaatattttttcctatctAAAGGGACACATTCATTCTACCTTAAAAATATAATCAAAATACGAGATAATTGATGGTAAAAATAAGTACAGGACATTAacatttcaccccccccccccaaatgtcaTACTTGTTAATCTCACCAAGAGCATGCTTGAAACTGCCAGATACAAATGCATTGTGCCCATTTAGGACACACAGTGCATGATTATCAGGATTTTTCAGCATTAACCTAAGACAAAAGCGATGATGTCGTACATCCTGAGAATGCATGGTGATTTGATTGAAGATGTTCCAGAGCTGTGGTTTATTAACATTCTCCATTACCATTATCCTAAAATGTGAGCAAAAAGATGTATTGACTATACTGTAAGTAAATATGCAATAAATCAGTGAGTGAATAGGGTGTAGGGGAAGCTATATGAGCTATGATTTGCTTTTAGATTCTTCTTTCACTTTGGACTTCCCAGAAGTGACTGTTAGATCAGTGAAAGACAAACTTGATATAAGAAAGCTCACAGAGTAATTTCATCAAAATGACCAAGTAGTTGCTTAGCACACAGAGCTAGCCTACTGCATTACACGGCTCTGCAGTTAAAGGACACCCAAAAGCCCCAGTTTCAATATATCTGCTTTTAAGGCAACCTGAAAGTAAATAAGTATTCTGTTTCTCTTAGAAACAAAAGGTCAGCCCAAGTGCAATTCAGGAATTCAGTATTTTACATCCACAGCAAATGCTCTCAGCAATGAAACTGCAATCTCAATGGAAATCATTATCCAGACCATTATAAAACACAATGTTGTGATCAGCCACAGCCCACTACTTCTCACCTGATATAGTTGTAAGCTTTTCTGAAGTTCTTGTCCAGAATTGCAGCTGAAAGACCAAAGTATTCCAGCTCTTTGCGCTTTTGCCTGTCATCGTAAAATGAGTAATATTCTAATGAGGAATCCaccagcagctctgcctcctcaTAGCGGGAAAGGTCACACAAAGAGTATATAGCTTTCAGAAGGAGGTTCCACCAGTCATCTTTCGTCAGAACACTCGTGAGCACAGCAAATATTGCTACAATATTAATATAAATCAACCAGTCAAAGAAATCAAAGCCTTAAAGGGGCTAAAAATTTACACACTAGTTAAACTTCAACCTaagcttttatttgttttttaaattgatagTCTTTTGCATTAAGGGTGGAATGTTTCAATGGTATTTGAAATCTTTCGTAACATAATTTATTAAATTCAAGGCTTTTAAACTCTAACCCTTAATCATTAAAGTGAGAACTTCAGAATTCCAGGGAATGTAAAACAGCAATTCAAGCTGCTCTAATAATATTACATAAACACACATTACAAACCTCCCCATTCACCTGCTGATCCTAAATGACTACAAAGTCTGAATCAGTCCCATTTCAATCAGGTTGGGAAAAAGTACAgcaaaagctttgttatccagtaGTCAGGGGGAATGGTGGTTGCCAGTTAACTGAATGTGCCGGATAACAAATTAGCCCTTGCCGGTCTCCTCCCCAGGAGCGAAGCCAGCAGCCCATCCAGCACTTTATTAATTTCCAGCTTTGTTATCcagctgggggcaatgctggttaacagaGTCTGCTGGTTAAAGtatattctgttttgtttttaaatatttgtattcctAAAGCGAATTATTATTATTCCCTTAGCAACAGTACCGAATACACTGTCTGGTTCTTCCATTAGATTAGCTTACTTGAAAGTGAAGGGAAAACATGATTTTCTTAATCCCATCAATATAGGCTTCTGTAGTCCCAATGCTCACGGCAAAGCTTTGCTCAATAGAAGTAACTTTCATTAACATACTCGCTTTCATATTCATAAAAAGATTTTTCAAGTTTTACTCATTCAAGTGTCCCCTACTTGTGAATGTTATTTGCTTGGCTTCAAGTGTAAAGACTGTAGGAAAAGGGCCTAAATTAGGCAATGCATGAACAAAGCATGAGGGTGAAACAGACATAATAAAATCATGTAATTCTGAAGGAGGATTTGGCATGTAACAATTTCAGGATTCTTTGGGTATGTAGaaaatttaaataatattttttaaagtttttacctTTTGCATCACAGTTTGCTGTCTCTTGGTCATCATTATCGGAGATTTTATCCCTAGACACCTTAATGAGGTAAAGATGTCTCTCCCCAGATTTGGAGCTAGATATCAAACACACCTGAGCTCTGTTCATTGCTACCTGGAAAACATATGAAGAACAAAAATTCTAAGGTTCTGATTATccgaatacaggcagtccccaggttacgtacaagatagggactgtaggtttgttcttaagttgaatttgtatgtaagtcgggactggtacatattgtaggggaaactctagccaaacatttctccagagctcagttttattctcccacacctcacttccctcagtcctttattctcaagctgaggtgtctgctgagaaaagccgctccgcgtctccctggtctgctggggggaagcagctagtgcggggtttcctcaccccgtttgtaagtagggatccaatgtaagtcggatccatgtaacccggggactgcctgtacatcttgTTGCCAGTATGTCTTGCTCTAGCTGTATTCAAAAGCAGCTGTCAGATCAGTTATCCCATAACAAGCAGCAGCATACTTGACAACTGTTCACAAACAGTAcgtaggctctgtctacactgggccacttattccggaaaagcagctgcttttccggaataacttgccagctgtctacactggctgcttgcttttccggaaaagcactgacgatctactgtaaaattgtcagtgtttttccagaaaaactatgctgctcctgttcggggaaaagtccttttccggaaaaactgttccagaaactgtgccagtgtagacagcacagtagtcttttccgcaaaaaagccccgatcgtgaaaatgacgatcggggcttttttccggaaaagcgcatctacattggccacggatgcttttctggaaatatttataacagaaaactgttccgttttaagcatttccggaaaagggtgccagtgtagacgtaggctacGATATTTAGCATTGTTTTATGCTTCTGTTTAGATTGAGCTATCCAAACGAGAAGGATCATTCACAGGAGCTATACATGAAGCACAATACTGTCTACCACAAAGATTAAAAAATGATTCTATGTTCTAATTGTTCTATGCAGTCAGGAATAATGCAGAACTTGAAACAATATTGAAATCATCCTGTAAAGATCCCAACGAATATTTCATTTAACACACCAGATGAAAATACTTGAGAAAATACCAATAAGAAAGAAGGGGTCATGTACAAATAGGCAGTTCTAAAGAAGACACAGGAGTAGTTTAACACATACAATAGTAAAACaacaatttttattaaaaattaatggCCTATTTCTAAAAAGGTACCTAGAGGTTGTGATGGGAACACCTCTGAAAGACTCAGGGGTACCAGCTGATGTTAAAGGCATATTAAACCATGATATTGCATATGTAAGACTTCTCTTACAATCATTTCTACAGATTTGTTATACTTTTGAGTAGGGCTAAACAGGACATGTTTGGTCACATTCAGTAAAGCTTGGCTACAAGAACTTACCTTTAATAGCATTGCTAGCATAGTAAGCAAAGTGTCCACATAGCCATACATTTTGCCTTGAGAATACAACAGCGTTGAACGATGGAGCAGTAACTTTAATTCCTAGACAACATTGAGCAGAGTTAATTAAGTCATAAACTATCACGACCTACACTTAGTGTTTATAAAAACACGACTTTTCAGCTGCTAGTTTTATATTAGTACCAAAAAAGAAAGTAATTTTTAGAAAACTGTAGTAAGAAAGACCACAGTTTCCAATACTGTCAAACTGGCATCACTTACTGGCATTAAAATCTGTGAAGTTCATTTACAGAATATATAAGAATGACTTTAAAGGCCATGGAGAAAATGTACCAAAAAATGCATTTAGCAATAAATTCTTGCCATAACAGAATCATGTACACCAGAACTGCGGACAAGAGAGTCAAGACGCAGAAGAAGGGAAAACCCCACAGTGCACAGCCTTTCACCTACCTGCTGGGCAGCATTAGCATCTTGTGCCAGTGTGTCTGGATCATACATTGGTTCCAAAGCCTCCAGAGCTCTCTCAGGCTGGCCCAGTTGTTGCTGAAGTGTAGAAAGTGAAATTCTTGCATCCAAATGCAGTGGGGCAAGATCAACGACTTTGGCATAACTCTCTGCAGCACGCTCCATGTATCCCAAGGCTTTTAGGCACTCTAGGAATAAAACCAACAAATACAATACATTCTTATGACAGAAGCGAGTGTGACTAGTTTTGTGTCTCACAGGTTTTCATTGTGCTCCACAAATAGAGCTACACTGAGCACATATTACTAAAAATAGGACCTCTCAATGCAGTATCTTCTGCCTGTGGAATAACAGTGTCCTTTAACTTGCAGAATCTTCAAAAGAAAAACCCCACCATGTTTCAGTAATCACCATGAACAGAAATGTGAACAACGCTCTTCATTGTTTCAATCAATCTGAACATTTCTGGACACACTGGAGGGAGCTCTCTTACACAAGGAACAAGGGTCAGATAGACATGTATGACAATTTATCATATGAACTCTCCATCAATGTTCAGACATTCTCAACGAATGGCCTAAGGTCAGGGGGAGAGGATGGTGCTCAGCACTGCAAAGCACCTTTCAGTTTCAGGCTTTTAAGGCACAAACCTCACCCGAATGCAatcacaggttgcacctcccttaactgggactcgctcattcagcaacatccatggtccggcatcaCCACGGACATTCCCGAATGAGAGAGCCCCAGAGCCGGCGGGCCAGCAGCTAGGAGCCCCGCGATCTGGTAGTGGCGGGGCCACAGCAGCCAGGGCGGTGATGGAGCATGATTGGGGCTGCCCgctgcccagcagcagggccgggacCATGGCAGCACAGAAGGGGAAGGCTGGCCACGGCCATGTCAGCCTGAGCGGCTGCAGGGCAATAATACCCTGTGTAGTGGCAGAGGTCCCGCCGtagcctgggaggggaagcaaagcctgggctgcagcagcccaggagaAACAGCACGGCCAGGGACATGTGCCAcccagcagtggagctggggctgcagccacagctgcCTGGAAGGAAAACCTGGCCATGGCACCAAGAGGGGAAGCCAGGATGGAGGCACGGCAGCCCAGCAGAAGCAGCGCAGCCGGGGTCAAgtgccacccagcaggcagcagagctgggggtctggggcagcccaATTGAGCTGTGTGCCACTcagccagcaggcagcctggccagccaaAGGAGCTGGCGtcagggaggggcagtgggctgaAGGGCTGGTGTCAGGGAAtctccccttgtccagcaaattcccttatccgggactggtcaggtcccaagggtgccggaccagagaggtccaactgtAGCATCATATGGAAGTGAGTTTCTACCCACAGTCAGAAGTGTTAAGCAGTACTGCACTGTGCTTACCTGCATGCCGGAGCCAAACTACAGCCAAGTTGTATCTTTCAGAACAAACGAGGGCACTCAAGAGTGGTAGTGCTGAATTGTATTCTCCAACATCCAGAAAAGCCTCTGCAACATCCAGGTACAAGTCCCCCATATCCTCTGGATTTTGTTCCACTAGAGTGGTCAAAAGGGACTTtccaaaaaacacaaaacaaaacacacaagtAAAAATGAAATAACTAAGACCAGCCACATAAACAATTACTGACCTAGTCCTTTAAAATGAAGAGGGCAACAGACTATTTACATTTTCTATTCGATAGCTGAAACAACATGCATAGTTGGTCCATCCTGACACTTGAACCCTTCCTTTTATGTGatttcaaagggaaaaaaattagattAGACTTTCAGGATAGACCCTAAGTAAGGAATGGAAATGCGGCTCACTGCTTAATTTCATCCAGCCTGAGGCAAATCTCCACTCTGTGGGCCAGAGACTCCAGAATACCCCTAGGTGCAGGAAAGATTAAGAAAGCTTTGCATGCTACCCTCAGCCCTAGTTCCAGAGCTCCCATTGCCAGGCAATCTGGCCAATAAGAACTGTGGAGGCAATGCCTGTGGGTGCAGATAACATGCACCACACAGAGCCAGCCGCCAGGCCCCTCCACTTAGGGCCTGGATATGGTGGCTGCTTCGGGGAGCAGCGTGAGGCCAGGTCAGGCAGGTAGCTGTCTCAGGTAAGCAATGGCAGCCTAGAGCCCTTTCCCCTAATCCACTGCCCCCGACTGGAACCCCCTCTCATACCACAACTTTCTGCAAAGCTCATACCTGCACCCCAGAttggaacccccctgcaccctaacttcctcccagacctcacacccggACCTTAACCCCTTGCCCCAGTCCTAAGCCCCCTCCTGAACTCCAAACCCTTCATCCTCAGACCattctcccagagcctgcaccccatccagagcctcctgccccagcccagaacctCCTCCAGTAGCCTGggcccctcatttctggccccactctGAGCCTCTAtgcccccctgcagggctggagctctgagcaCCATTTCTGTCCGCTACAGAGGGAAAACCCAAGCTACCATGCCCTGCCCCCGATGGGGCTGTGCATGACCcacaattgatttttttccctgagaGTCAATGGCTcctgattgaaaaaaaaaaaaaaaccaaaaccacggTTCTCCAACCCTGCCCTAAAAGAACGATGTTATTTTGGCTCTGACAGGGGAAGGCAAACTTCACATACAAATACCTTGTCAAAGGCTCCATTAGGATGGTATGTGAAAGAACTTGAAACTatattatgatttttaaaatccaccCTATATGCCTTTTGTAGTGCTGTTACGATGACCTTCCTACCTTTGTAGCCATTTTTAGAAAAGGAACAGTAAAAAACATACTATCAAATTGAAATTCTCATTCACAAGAAGGTGAAAACACCTCATTACGTGATTTGCCAAAATTACCACAGATTTATCAAATTTTTTACTTACATTGAGAGGCTCTAGGATGTTCAGGTGAACCAAGCACACCATTAGTTTTACTGTGATGTCTATTGGAACTCCATCAGGTATAGAACAGCTAACTTTCTCCtcagctataaaaaaaaaaaaaaaaaaagacaaccctTAGTTCTGAAACTACAGCTTTCAACAGTGACACCACAGCCTCCACACCTTTCTATTATACTCTTTTTGCTCATTACATTTCTCCTACCTTCTCTCTCAGGTCCTgatttccactgacttccctgGAACTCAATCATTCTACTGATTCAATGAGTGTTTGATCAGGCCCTACTTGACTCACTTCTTTCTTGCCCCTGATATTTGAAGACATTTCCTACTCATGACCTAAGCACCTAATCCTGAAAAGTACTAAGTACCATCAATTTTTACTGACTTCAGCAGTAGTTGAAAGTTCTGCAGCATGCAGGGTACAGTAAGCACCAGAGTCCTCagtgccccttctcctcctcctttcatTAAGCCTTCCTAAACTGCCCTACTCGTCACTGCCCCcaggagggatgttaaattgcatgtaATCAGTTAATCAAGTATTCGATGTAATTTCCATCAGCTACTTGataagggggaaactgcagagccaaagCAGCGTTAGCTCTTGGGGCTCTTAACCCTGCtccaccaggctcttaatacatttaaaagggagaggcacagcggggggaccagctcccacccacttccccttcccccctgctgtgcttctgatttttaaatttttttaagaGCTGCCACATTTACACTGGATTCAGAATTAAATTGCTTACAAACAGTGCTGGATTCAGCTGGAAAATCTTGGTAGTCAATCACCGCCACTTGACTCTCCTGAATCTCTACAACAGCCACAACATCTGTCACGTGTGAAAGGAAACAAAGAACCAATGAAACTCATTAGCAAGTTTCAGCAAACCCAACTATTTAGTCTGATGTCGACATTTCATTAGTAGTTTTTTGTTAACTACGGAAAAGCAAGCCATCTTTTCCAATGGTAGCACAATGACAAGGGCTTTAACAGGTAGAGAGATGGGAAAAAGGGAAAGCAAGCTCCTAGTGCATTGTACAAGTTTGTCCTAATAACTATATGGCACTGCATAATAAACTGCATTTATTTTATGATCCATAATAATTTGTCTCCTCCTATACGTTTAGtaatgaaaagatttttttagGAGTTTTGCCTGAAAAAGGAAGTGCAGGACCAAGGCTTATATTTTACCTGGTTTGGACTTCACTGCCAAACCAATCTCAGCCACAGACAAATACTATTAGCTCAAgctaaggtttgtttgtttgtttaatttaaaaaatcatttttcagctTAAACTGCTTAAAAGCATGGCAGACATTTCAGAACCAAACAATTGCTTTCATCTGGAAGCAAATTTTCACAAGTGTGCCAGGATCATGCAAGTACTGAATTTGTAATTGCACAAGTAGGATTTATAAAGAATATCATTATTTTTATCCCATTTAGTATAAAGACAGATATTTTAGTCAAAATGCTATTAAAGTGATTAGTTGTTTTTCAAAACCTATCCAAGGGAAGTAAATCATGTGATCTAAAAATCTCAGTGAGAGTTTTAGCAATTTAACTCACCACATCAAAGTGGCCAAGTGGCTTTCTGgggaaaaattaattataaaaagcTTAACAGACCATGTTTCTTTTCAAGAAAAATCTAGAAGTATTGAATAGATCAAAAGACCATGCACCAAGAGGGCAATGGCATATTATACTGACAATGGCTTCCTACTAGTTGCTTGTTTGCCACTTACCTTTTTTCTCCTCAGAAGTGCCTTCTTCAGTCCCTTTTTTTGAAACTACAATTCCTGAAAAATCTGTAATAACCTACAAATGGAAGAGCAAGTCATGTCCTGTTAGAAACAATAAAGTCAGCCCccataaaataactattttaggtGAACAACTTCAAAACATGGTCACTGACAGAGTAACTTATGTGAAAAAtagttaatacaggttgaacctttgtgGTCTGGGAGTCTCGGGTCTAGCAacatggcaggaccacagatgctgcaAGACCAAAGAGCCACAGGGGAGAGAAGCGGtgagcctggccagggctggcagcggAGCCAACAATGCAGAGCCCAGTGGCTGGGGCCAGACCCGGTAGCATAGCCCAGTCGGGGAAGCAGAAGCCCCGCTGCCCCGGGGGCAGGGAACCCAGCTGCCAGAGCTAGGAGCCAGATGGGGACATGGAGCCCAAAAGGGGCATCTAGCCAGGTGTGCTAATGAACCCCAGGAGAGCCCGAAATCCATCAGCAGACGGGCTGGAATTGAGCTCCCTTGGTCAGGCAAAATTCCTCATTTGGGACTGTTCAGGCCCTGAGGATGTTGGATctgggaagtccaacctgtacaaagttcttccatttttttccagagTCTGAACATCTAAAGTACAGAAATTGTTTTGATGTAAAATATTTAGACTTTTATAGAGTAGCAGCGAGTAGGAGCAGGCTGGTGATTTTACCTCTGCCAATGGCAGAGATCAGACTGAAACTGCTATAAATTTCTACAATTCTTGTTTCCACATTGTAAAAAGAATGTTGAAAACTGGAGAAGGTAaagaaaagagcaataaaaagaGTGGGAGAAAATGTCTTGCATAAGAGACATGAAGgctcaatctgtttagcttaCCAAAAAGAAAAGGTGCCTTGATTACCGTGTTTAAATATCTTCATGGTGAAAAAATAGGTACTAACGGGCTCTTTCAGCTAGGGAGAAAAAGGTataacaagaaccaatggctTGAAGCTGAAGCCAAACAAATCCAAATTAGAAATAGGACAAATTGTTAAGAGGGAGTGATTAATCAGTGCAACAAACTATCACAAGGATTTGCGTATTCTTCATCTTTTGAGGTCTTCCAATTGAATTGGGTGTCTTTCTGAGAGATATTCTTTAGCCAAACTCTGCTAGTGTTTGACTAAAGCATAATTTATTAGTCTCAACACAAGAGTATAAGGACCTGTAATGTACTATAGGCCAGAAAGAGGACCTAATGGACCCTTCTTGCCCTAAACTATGAATGATCATTGGCATCATCAGACTACTGAGATCAATACAACCTCAGGAgaagaaaaatcacatttttaaaaccttctCCAAGAAACAACATCCAACTTCTATTGCCTCTTACTGAATAAACTCGATTTGAATTCAGTGCTAATTCACTGACAGACTGGAGTAATGAATATTAACTTATATGATTTGCTGAACTATCACAAAACTAGaaaattatattgtttaaaaACTTCAAGACAAAAAGTCTGTCCATCCAAAGAATACAGAATGGTTAAACCTGACATAAAAACATTTCATTCTCATACCGCCATAGCTTTGTCATACTGTTTGTTGGAGATATACAATTCAGCTGCTATATTAATATCTTCCATGGTAATGAGGCTCTGATGTTTAGTAAAGGCTTCTTCCATTATTTCAATTGCAGATGTGACATCATTGGCTTCATAGTAACTCCTATAAAAATATAGGTATAAGGTATTAGGGACCATTTTCAATGCTACACATATTATGAAAGCTACTGAACTAAAAGGCTCAGCAAACCCTACGGATTTTGAACACTTTTTCCCTTGTCCCTTTCATTTGTGTTCTCCTCCTTATGAGCATTTTTATTAGAGctggtcaatttttttttaatttaagtgaaaAGGAACAGATTTTTTCAATCTCGTGGCAATTTTTTACCATTTTGGTGAACTGGTTTTATCATTAAATTTTCTCTTACATGTTTGGCTTTTTATTGGGTTTTTAAAGAAGTTTTCTCCTGCTTTTGGTTTTCAATAACCAAGTTTGCAGGCTTTATTATATTAAGGTACTCTCTGCTCAAACTCTAAACATATTACAACACTATGTGCATATATACACCACCGCTTTTCCATGGATCTCAAAGGGCTTTACGTTATAACAGAATTAGCCTGGCTGAGGCCTTTGTGTGATGGAGTAAGGAATTCTTAGCCTGTTTTGCAGATgaaaaaactgaggcacagaataaATCAAACAGCTGATTTTAGTGCAAGTTATTGGCTAGGTAATACTGCCCAGGAAAGGCTTCAGGCCAATTTCAGGTATGGTTCTGGAACAAACTAGGTTCTGCAGAAACAGCATTGTATTTTAAAAGCCAAAAGTCACAGGGAGAAATTTCCAATTATTTTTCTAACAGGCAAAGGAAATAAGCTTAAATTAATGAGTTGTTTTTCAATCTTGGAAAATCAAGTTATACCATTGGCAAAGCTAACTTACTTCGCCATGTCCCTGGCCAACTGCATAAAGCGTTCTCCATCAAAAGGGGACAGAAGATTTAAGATACGTCTATAGCCATCCATTGCCATTTTATGGTCCCCCATCTGCTCATACAAGCTTGATCTCTCCCACAGATAACGCACATTAGTAGGGTCATACTTCAAAGctacaacaataacaaaaagtaATCAGTACTGTACATGTCCTTAGACAAACTCAAGTATGGGTTCACTATACTTGCTTGACTATCCACCTGAATGATGCATGATAAAGCACTTGGCACGTGTCAGTATCATCTTAGAagataaaaaaaatacagaaaactaTATCTGACACCTGAGGAAAGGTCTCCTATAACACTCAAAAATCCAATAGACTTATCTAGTATGTGCATTATCTACTAATGTACCAATATGTATACAAGACATAGCTAATGTACATACTATATATGTATAAGTTTATTGCTTATCTTCTCCCAAAACACAGCAAAAGGGATTGCTCAATCATCCATCGATTTTTAATACACCCATACATTTTAAGTAAGAAGGAGAAACCCTCAGATCTTGTAGAATGAGATATACCTATACACAAAGATCAAATCCATTTCAACAAGGTTATCACAAAATCAGTGAACAGAAAACTGAACTGGAAAGCTAGATAAAATTAACCACTAAAACAAAAGCATAGTAAAATAGTCATTACCTTTTGAATagcaaaatatggcctgtttAATATTGTCCTGTTCTAGAGACATTTCTGCCAGTCTAACCCACTCCTCAGTGTCACTAGGGTTTAAATGGGCTGCAATCAACTCAAATTGCAATGACTTTTCCATATCACCTTGGTCTTCATAGATCATGGCAAGAGTAGAAAATGGCTCATAAGCAAGAGGAGCTATTAAAGACAAAAACATTCATTAGCTTTTAAA belongs to Pelodiscus sinensis isolate JC-2024 chromosome 7, ASM4963464v1, whole genome shotgun sequence and includes:
- the GTF3C3 gene encoding general transcription factor 3C polypeptide 3, coding for MSGFSPELIDYLEGKISFEEFERRREERKSRERKDGESVPTEDNTDDPDAPSTSGKGSGKSRAHSETEGETTDGVSKSVHRVFASMLGENEDEEEEEEEEEDEEEDEETSEQPTAGDVFVLEMVLNRENKKMMKEKRPRSKLPRALRGLMGEANIRFARGEHEEAILMCMEIIRQAPLAYEPFSTLAMIYEDQGDMEKSLQFELIAAHLNPSDTEEWVRLAEMSLEQDNIKQAIFCYSKALKYDPTNVRYLWERSSLYEQMGDHKMAMDGYRRILNLLSPFDGERFMQLARDMAKSYYEANDVTSAIEIMEEAFTKHQSLITMEDINIAAELYISNKQYDKAMAVITDFSGIVVSKKGTEEGTSEEKKDVVAVVEIQESQVAVIDYQDFPAESSTVSEEKVSCSIPDGVPIDITVKLMVCLVHLNILEPLNSLLTTLVEQNPEDMGDLYLDVAEAFLDVGEYNSALPLLSALVCSERYNLAVVWLRHAECLKALGYMERAAESYAKVVDLAPLHLDARISLSTLQQQLGQPERALEALEPMYDPDTLAQDANAAQQELKLLLHRSTLLYSQGKMYGYVDTLLTMLAMLLKVAMNRAQVCLISSSKSGERHLYLIKVSRDKISDNDDQETANCDAKAIFAVLTSVLTKDDWWNLLLKAIYSLCDLSRYEEAELLVDSSLEYYSFYDDRQKRKELEYFGLSAAILDKNFRKAYNYIRIMVMENVNKPQLWNIFNQITMHSQDVRHHRFCLRLMLKNPDNHALCVLNGHNAFVSGSFKHALGQYVQAFRINPNEPLYSLCIGLTFIHMASQKYVLKRHALLVQGFSFLHRYLDLRGPCQESFYNLGRGLHQLGLLHLAIHYYRKALELPPLILEGIEADQTDLRRDVAFNLSLIYQSSGNLRMAQKLLYTYGIV